From the genome of Cytophagales bacterium WSM2-2:
CTCCTTTAATGTGCAACAAGATCACACCGCCATCAGTGTTTGCAGACACGGTGATCACTTTGTCGAAAGGTCCGAGTGCAGCAGCATTAAATGTTGCTTTTACATGGCCTTCACCACCTGACAAAACAGGATCACGAGTCCAGCTAGGTGTAGTACAGCCACAAGAAGGCTGTGCATTGGTAATCACCGCTGGCACCTTGCCCTTATTAACGAACTTAAATTCGTACGATACAGGAACACCCTGCTTGATCTTTCCGAAATCGTGCGTAGATGCTTCCCACTGGACAACAGCCACATCTGCTTTTGCCTGAGTTGCTGTTTGGCTCCAGCCACAATTGGCCACCAGTGCCAATGCCGCGATAAACATTAATTTTTTCATCTTTCTTTCTTCAATTTAGTGTTAAACTTAAAACCTTCGTTCGAACTGTACAAACTTCGTGCATGAAAACCCGTTAAGCTGTTAATAAAAGGGTAAAAAGTGTTAATGCTTTGTTAAACAGCACATTGCAGCCCAAGCTTTCCACGTAAATACCCCTTAACTTTGTAAGGTGAGCAGGAATACACTACGTATCATTATTGTACTTGCCGCGGTGAGCATCTTAGGGCTTACGGTGACGCAGGTGTATTGGGTGCGCAAGGCATTTGACCTTCGCGAGAAACAATTCAATAGAGATGTTCAAACGTCATTGAATTCGGTTGCCAGTCGCATTTTCGAAATCAACAAAACGCCTGTGCCGGATAACTCACCGGTAGAACAGTTGTCGACCAATTATTTTGTGGTGCTGGTTAACGGGCCGGTGAACTCAAGTGTGATTGGAGTTTTGATCGCCTCCGAATTCGAGAAAAGAAATATTTCCGCCACTTACGAATATGGAGTTTATGATTGCGAGGAACAGTGCATGAAGGGCGCAGACTTCGATTCGCATAAAGCAGGTAAAGCGATGGCGAGCCTTGCTGAGATGCCCGCCTGGAATAATGACGGATATTATTTTGCTGTGCAGTTTTCCAATATTCAGGCAAACCTGACTAGTCAGATGGGTATCTGGGTTTATTCTTCGGCAGTAATGCTCGTGGTTATATTCTTTTTTGTCTATACACTCCTGGTCATCCTTAAACAGAAAAGGCTATCTGAGATTCAGAAAGACTTCATCAACAACATGACACACGAGTTTAAGACTCCCTTGTCTACCATTGCTATCTCTTCAGAAGTATTAAAGGATCCGCAGATCACTCAGACGCCCGAGCGTTTGTTGAACTACGCTTCCATTATTCAAAATGAAACGCACCGGTTGAAGCAAGGTGTTGAGCGTGTGTTGCAGATGGCCCGAATGGAGAAAAGCGATGTTGGTCTGAAAAATGAAAAACTGGATGTACACGAACTCATTCATGATGCAGTACACAACAGTTCTTTGTTGCTCCAGGAGAAAAAAGGAGAAGTAGAGATGCAATTGAATGCTTCCGCAAGCTGGGTTCTTGCCGACAAGCTTCACTTTACGAATGTGCTCTTTAACCTGATCGACAACGCTCTCAAATACAATCAACAGGAGCCCCGCCTCATTATTAAAACGGAAAACCAGGGCGAAAACGTGATTATTGAAGTCAGCGATAACGGTATCGGAATTAGTCCCGAAAACCAAAAGAAAGTCTTTCACCAATTCTATCGTGTGCCTACCGGCAACCTGCACGATGTAAAAGGTTTCGGCCTTGGCTTGAATTATGTCAAACTTATGGTCGAAGCGCACAAAGGAAAAATCTCTGTTCAGAGTAAATTAGGAGAAGGAAGTACATTCAGAATAATTTTACCGACAGCATGAGTGCAAAAATTCTTTTGGTGGAAGATGATCCCACACTAGGTTATGTCATCAAAGACGGACTTGTTCACAAAGGTTATGATGTAACGTTGTGCAAGGACGGAGAGCAGGGTCAGGAGGTTTTCAAAGAGAAATCTTTCGATGTCTGCATCTTTGATGTGATGATGCCCAAAAAGGATGGTTTTAGCCTGGCTAAATCCGTTCGTGAAAAGAATTCACAAGTGCCTATTTTGTTTGTCACCGCCAAAGCGATGCTTGAAGATAAAATGGACGGGTTTCGCTCGGGAGGGGATGACTATATCGTCAAACCTTTCAGTATGGAGGAGTTGATCATGCGTATTGAGGTTTTCTTACGCAGGTCAAAGAGCATTGGGCAAACTGAAAATGGATCGTACGATCTGGGGGCTTTTAAATTCGATGCAAAGAATTTTAAACTCAATCATTCCGCTGGCGAAAAAATCCTGACACCAAAGGAGGCTGAAGTACTGAAATTACTATGCTCCAACAAAGATCGTGTGCTTAAACGCGAAGAGATCCTGAATACGGTTTGGGGTGATGATGACTATTTCATGGGACGCAGCCTTGATGTTTTTATTTCAAAACTTCGTAAGTACCTGAGAGAAGACCCACGCGTGGAGATCGTAAACTACCACGGAGTTGGATTTAAGCTTGAAGTTAAAATTGCTTAGTCAAATAAGATCCGGGCAGTAATACTTCTGCCCAGCGTGATTTCATCTGTATATTCCAGGTTACCACCAACGGGCACACCACGTGCTATGGAAGTCACCTTTAAATGAAGGTCTTTCAATTTTCGGTTGATATAAAATGCCGTAGTATCGCCTTCCATGGTAGGGCTAAGAGCAAGAATTACTTCTTTGATTTCATTTTGCTTTTGAGAGAGGCGCGTGAGAAGTTGCTCGATCTTCAATTCCGAAGGGCCTATGCCGTTAATGGGAGAGATTACTCCACCCAGTACATGATACACTCCGAGGTACTGCGAAGTATTTTCGATGGCCATGACATCATTGCTTTCTTCAACTACGCACATGATCGATTTGTCCCTGCGGTGACTCCGGCAAATGGCGCACTCTTCTTCGTCTGAAATGTTGAAGCATGTTTTGCAGAACTTGATGTTTGCGCGGAGTTTGTTCAAGGATTCCGTGAGGGCCAGCGTGCGGTGTTCACTTTCTTTCACAAGATGGAGCACTAACCGAAGAGCTGTTTTTTTTCCAATACCTGGAAGTTTGGAAACTTCGTTTACGGCATCTTCAATCAGTTTTGAGGGATATTCCATCAGATTATTCGAGCATCGATGCCTGCTTCGCAGATGGCCTCGCGCATGGGGTTGAGCTCTTCAAACGATCCATTTTTCACGGCACATTTTCCTTTGTAGTGAATAAGCCAGGTGCACTGCTCGGCTTGTTCCACCGAATGCTTACAGACGCGAATGAGCGTTTCAATCACGTGATTGAATGTATTGAAATCATCATTGAAAACTACAAGATCTTTTGTCTCCGTGACTGCAATTGCTTCCAGCAGATCAACGAGTTCCTGTTCGTGTCCCGAGGGATTCATTTGTTTGTACGCCAATTGTATTCCAAAATTAAGAAAAAATGATAAGTTTTGGTTTTCTTACGCCCACATGACACCCATTTTTGTTAGCAGTATCATCCTCATCTATTTCGCGGCCCTGATTACTATTTCGTATTTCACTTCTCGTGGGGCAGATACGAACACGTTTTTTACCGCGCACCGCCAATCACCGTGGTACCTCGTTGCCTTCGGCATGATCGGTTCGTCTCTCTCAGGGGTGACCTTCGTCTCTGTTCCTGGCAGTGTAGGAAAGTTCAATGAATCAATTGGCCAGGTTAATGGGTTCGCCTATTTCCAAGTGGTTTTGGGGTATCTCGTTGGCTATTGGGTGATCATTTTAATTTTGATGCCTCTGTATTATCGGCTTAAGGTCATTTCAATATACAGTTACCTCGAAGAGCGTTTTGACGTCTGGTCTTACAAAACGGGGGCGCTGTTCTTTTTAGTGAGCCGTTCGATTGGTTCTTCGCTTCGTCTTTTTCTGGCAGCCACCGTGTTGCAACTTTTTTTGTTTGACGCCTGGGGCGTTCCGTTTTATGCAACAGTTGCAATAACCATTGGCCTGATCTGGATTTACACTTTTAAGGGTGGTGTAAAAACAATTATCTGGACCGATACTTTTCAAACGTTCTTCCTGGTGGGAGCCGTAGCTATTACAGTGTGGCAGATTTCCAGTGCGCTTGGATTTTCCTTTTCCGGTATGGTGAATGCCATTCGGGAGGCAGGCTATTCTCAAATTTTTGTCACGGACTCTGTCAATTCATCTTTGTTTTTCCCTAAGCAGTTTTTTGGAGGAATGTTCATCACTATTGCAATGACCGGACTGGATCAGGAGATCATGCAGAAAAATCTCACTTGCAAAAATTTGGGGGAAGCTCAGAAGAATATGTTCTGGTTTAGCATTACGCTGGTGGTCGTTAACCTGCTTTTTCTGACGCTTGGAGCGTTACTGTACATTTATTGCAAACAGAAAGGAATCGCTATTCCGGAATTTACAGATGAACTCTTCCCGCGACTGGCATTTAATGAACTTGGACCGTTGGTCGGAATTTTATTTTTACTCGGGATCATTGCCTCTTCTTATGCCAGCGCTGATTCAGCTCTTGCCGGACTGACAACTTCATTCTGCATAGACTTCCTGAATTTTAAAAACAAGGAGGAAAAGACGAAGCTGAAACAAAAATTCATCGTGCATTTGAGTTTTTCGGTTTTGTTCCTGTTGATAATCCTTGTCTTTAAAGAGGTCAATGAAAAGACAGTGATTGATGCTGTGCTTAACGTGGCAGGCTATACATATGGTCCGCTTCTTGGCCTGTTTACTTTTGGGATTTTTACTTCTCGGAAATTGGAAGGAAAAGGCGTGCCACTGGTTTGTTTGATATCGCCCGTAATTTCTTACGTCCTCAGCCGGAATTCTGTGGATTGGTTCTCCGGGTATAAAATTGGGATTGAGATATTAATCATTAATGGGCTGATCACTTTCCTTGGTCTTTGGTTGATCTCAAAAAAGCAGAAATAAGAAGGCCGCTTGCGCGGCCCCCTTCGATCAAAACCAACCAACAACACGAAACCAAGTCTTACATATTTTCATAGCTGAGCTCAATGCTCTTATTGCCTTTCGAAATAATCACTGTGTAAACTCCGGCAGGAGCGTCTTCAAAATGAACTTTGTTGTGCGTATGAGGTACGCCTTCACCTTCCAGGAAATTGTTGTTAGCATCAAAAACTTCGATCAAGCCGCCAACGAATGCTTTTCTGACTTTGAAGAAGAGCGTCTTCTGTTTCGTTGAAATTACTCTGACCTGTTTTTTAGGTTGCTTCTCGCGTGCCATCGAAGTGGTGGCAGTTATCACAATCAGCATCAGAAGTACAAGAATCTTTTTCATAAGCTTTTCCTTTGTTGTATAGCTTATGACGAACACTGTGCCAGCGTCATAACCTTCGAATTTTCGAAAATTTCGAAGCTGACCAAATTTTATTTTTCCAGAATTGGGAAAGATATTCTCGGTTAAATTAATTCTTGGGACGGATCCCACAACCGGTCTTGGAAATCGACTACTTTATCCTTGATGACTTTCACGCCATCTTTCTCTAAAGCGCGTTGCATGGCCGTGGGAGTCTTGAAATGATGTTTTCCTGTCAGGAGGCCCTGACTATTGACCACACGATGTGCTGCAATTTTTTGAGTGTGAGCCGCATTCATGGCCCAACCGACCATTCGGGCGCTCATTTTCGTGCCCAGATACCTCGCGATTGCGCCATAGCTAGTGACACGCCCTTTGGGAATGAGCTTCACAACTTCATACACATCCTCAAAGAAATTGTGCTCTTTGCTCTTTCGTTGACTGGTCTTTTTTCTCGTTGGCATCGTTTGAGACTCCTCCATTTTGGGTTTCAAAAGCTGCACAAAATACTACCTTTGCGGTCAAATTGTTCAAAAAGGCAGTGTTCCGAACGTTTCTTATAATTCTGATGGCCGCACCCGGCCTGGTTTCTGCTCAACAATTGATTTTTCCCGACTCCGCTAACTGGAATCAATTGAAGGAAGGACAGTTGCTTGCCTTTCGGGTTAAAGTAAAGGACGTCATTGCACCAAAATTTACCCTGGAGGGAATTAATGGCTATGGCATCCAATTCGATTCACTTGGAAACTTTTCATGGAAACCGTCTTTTGACATGGTGGATAGACTGGAGAAACAAAAAGAGATCAATTTGATTTTCCAGGCAGAATGGAAGGATGGCCGCAAAACCAGGACGCCCATCAACTTTACGGTGTTTCATCAAAACCGGCCTCCTGAAATTGGAGAACTCCCGGTTTTTTATGTGAAGCAAGCCTCCATGAATCGCTACCAGATTTCTTTGGATTACGTGCGCGATCCCGATGGAGATCCTTTGGTATTTAAGATTTCACCTGCACAATTGCCGGAGGGAATGGCATTGTCATCGTTGGGGTTGCTGACATGGACACCTTCGCGAAATCAATTCAATAGTTTAAAGTCGAACCAGCACGTGATCGAATTCACGGCACAGGATCAACCCGAGAAAGGCGAAGCAACCGGCAAAATCCGGTTGATGCAAACACAACTTGACCTGCCACCTGAATTACTTTTGGTGCCGGCGGACACAATTTTTTCTCTCAAAGAAAACGAACGTCTCAACTTCAAAGTTTACGTTACCGATCCTAATGGTGACGAGGACGTTCTGAATGTCAGTTTCCTGAGTTCAGATGAACGTGTTTCCAAAACTTCCTTAAAAGAGAACACCGCTGTTCAGTACGAATTCACCTGGACCCCGGGTTATCAGTTCACCGATGATGCTGAAAAATCCAGGAGTATTGATATCATTTTTTTTGCGATAGATAAATCGAACAACCGTGCTCAGCGCAAGGTGAAAGTAAAAGTCACCGATACTGAAAACCTGGAGGAACGCGATAAATTTCTTTATCAGAAATACAAAGGAATCCTGGAACGTGCCAAAGGACTTCTCGACCAGTTGAATGAAAAACACAAGGCACTGGAGAAAGCTTATCGTCAGGCGAAGAAGGGAAAGAAAAACAGGTCCATTCTGAGTGCCGGACTTGGAGCAACGTCAGCAGTATCTTCGGCAATGGTCTCAGATCCTACCAATTTAAAGTCGATCACTGTGATTGGCGGATCGGCTACTGCAACACTGGGAAGTTTGGAGGCAGCCGAGGTAATGGGGAAATCCAAGAACGATATTTTGGATTTGATCAAGACCGAAACAGAAATCAGAAACCGATTACAATTGGAGGGAGATATTTTTGCCCGCAAGTATGCTTTGAAATCTAACCGTAGAACGATTGACT
Proteins encoded in this window:
- a CDS encoding two-component sensor histidine kinase is translated as MSRNTLRIIIVLAAVSILGLTVTQVYWVRKAFDLREKQFNRDVQTSLNSVASRIFEINKTPVPDNSPVEQLSTNYFVVLVNGPVNSSVIGVLIASEFEKRNISATYEYGVYDCEEQCMKGADFDSHKAGKAMASLAEMPAWNNDGYYFAVQFSNIQANLTSQMGIWVYSSAVMLVVIFFFVYTLLVILKQKRLSEIQKDFINNMTHEFKTPLSTIAISSEVLKDPQITQTPERLLNYASIIQNETHRLKQGVERVLQMARMEKSDVGLKNEKLDVHELIHDAVHNSSLLLQEKKGEVEMQLNASASWVLADKLHFTNVLFNLIDNALKYNQQEPRLIIKTENQGENVIIEVSDNGIGISPENQKKVFHQFYRVPTGNLHDVKGFGLGLNYVKLMVEAHKGKISVQSKLGEGSTFRIILPTA
- a CDS encoding DNA-binding response regulator, whose product is MSAKILLVEDDPTLGYVIKDGLVHKGYDVTLCKDGEQGQEVFKEKSFDVCIFDVMMPKKDGFSLAKSVREKNSQVPILFVTAKAMLEDKMDGFRSGGDDYIVKPFSMEELIMRIEVFLRRSKSIGQTENGSYDLGAFKFDAKNFKLNHSAGEKILTPKEAEVLKLLCSNKDRVLKREEILNTVWGDDDYFMGRSLDVFISKLRKYLREDPRVEIVNYHGVGFKLEVKIA
- the recR gene encoding recombination protein RecR, which produces MEYPSKLIEDAVNEVSKLPGIGKKTALRLVLHLVKESEHRTLALTESLNKLRANIKFCKTCFNISDEEECAICRSHRRDKSIMCVVEESNDVMAIENTSQYLGVYHVLGGVISPINGIGPSELKIEQLLTRLSQKQNEIKEVILALSPTMEGDTTAFYINRKLKDLHLKVTSIARGVPVGGNLEYTDEITLGRSITARILFD
- the clpS gene encoding ATP-dependent Clp protease adaptor protein ClpS, with the protein product MNPSGHEQELVDLLEAIAVTETKDLVVFNDDFNTFNHVIETLIRVCKHSVEQAEQCTWLIHYKGKCAVKNGSFEELNPMREAICEAGIDARII
- a CDS encoding sodium:solute symporter, translating into MTPIFVSSIILIYFAALITISYFTSRGADTNTFFTAHRQSPWYLVAFGMIGSSLSGVTFVSVPGSVGKFNESIGQVNGFAYFQVVLGYLVGYWVIILILMPLYYRLKVISIYSYLEERFDVWSYKTGALFFLVSRSIGSSLRLFLAATVLQLFLFDAWGVPFYATVAITIGLIWIYTFKGGVKTIIWTDTFQTFFLVGAVAITVWQISSALGFSFSGMVNAIREAGYSQIFVTDSVNSSLFFPKQFFGGMFITIAMTGLDQEIMQKNLTCKNLGEAQKNMFWFSITLVVVNLLFLTLGALLYIYCKQKGIAIPEFTDELFPRLAFNELGPLVGILFLLGIIASSYASADSALAGLTTSFCIDFLNFKNKEEKTKLKQKFIVHLSFSVLFLLIILVFKEVNEKTVIDAVLNVAGYTYGPLLGLFTFGIFTSRKLEGKGVPLVCLISPVISYVLSRNSVDWFSGYKIGIEILIINGLITFLGLWLISKKQK
- the ogt2 gene encoding methylated-DNA--protein-cysteine methyltransferase → MEESQTMPTRKKTSQRKSKEHNFFEDVYEVVKLIPKGRVTSYGAIARYLGTKMSARMVGWAMNAAHTQKIAAHRVVNSQGLLTGKHHFKTPTAMQRALEKDGVKVIKDKVVDFQDRLWDPSQELI